From a region of the Oceanidesulfovibrio indonesiensis genome:
- a CDS encoding NAD-dependent epimerase/dehydratase family protein — protein sequence MPSEPVHNAGHTHPPRTLVTGGSGFLGSHVADALSDAGHEVTILDAMESQHLRPDQRMVVGDILDDELLASVSNGMDYIYHFAGLADIDECETRPADVAAVNILGTVRLLEACAHVRRFVFASSAYVYSAAGSFYRSSKQACEAFIEDFHEQRGLPYTILRYGSLYGTRADERNSIHRLLRQALRDKRIAYHGTGEEVREYIHVEDAARISVQILDPVYENERIMLTGTEKMRYADLLQMIREMLRGEVTIDMLPSTRKAHYTLTPYNFSPKPGKKLTANPHIDMGQGLLQCMAEIYEDLHSDHGDA from the coding sequence GTGCCCTCTGAACCTGTCCACAATGCTGGACACACGCATCCTCCCCGCACGCTGGTGACTGGCGGTTCCGGATTCCTGGGAAGCCATGTAGCCGACGCCCTGAGCGACGCCGGCCACGAGGTGACGATCCTCGACGCCATGGAATCGCAGCACCTGCGCCCAGATCAGCGCATGGTCGTGGGCGACATTTTGGATGACGAGCTCCTGGCATCTGTCAGCAATGGTATGGACTACATCTATCATTTCGCCGGGTTGGCTGACATCGACGAATGCGAAACCAGGCCCGCGGACGTGGCGGCGGTGAACATCCTCGGCACAGTCCGGCTGCTGGAGGCATGCGCGCACGTCAGGCGCTTCGTTTTCGCCAGCTCGGCCTACGTGTACAGCGCGGCCGGCTCCTTCTACCGCTCCAGCAAGCAGGCTTGCGAAGCATTCATTGAGGACTTCCACGAGCAGCGAGGTCTGCCCTACACCATACTGCGCTACGGCTCGCTCTACGGCACCCGCGCCGACGAGCGAAACTCCATCCATCGCCTGCTGCGCCAGGCCTTGCGGGACAAGCGCATCGCATACCACGGCACGGGTGAGGAGGTGCGCGAGTACATCCACGTGGAGGACGCGGCGCGCATCAGCGTGCAGATTCTCGACCCGGTATACGAAAACGAACGCATCATGCTCACCGGCACGGAGAAGATGCGCTACGCCGACCTCTTGCAGATGATCCGGGAGATGCTCCGCGGCGAAGTGACCATCGACATGCTGCCCTCCACCCGCAAGGCGCACTACACCCTCACCCCGTACAACTTCAGCCCCAAGCCGGGGAAAAAACTCACGGCCAATCCGCACATAGACATGGGCCAGGGGCTCCTGCAATGCATGGCCGAAATATACGAAGATCTCCACTCGGACCACGGCGACGCATGA
- a CDS encoding HAD family hydrolase, whose product MSCSLPRDIQAVFFDFDGVILDNVHVKTAAFARMFQHYGPDVEREVVRYHMEHGGVSRYEKFRHYLENILGEQADDERLAELGRQFAQIVYEQVIKAPFMPGASETLEALHGHVPLYVVSGTPEDELARIVEARRLTGFFEEVHGSPRRKPEIVADVLCRNAWEASRCLFVGDATTDHDAAMSLGMEFLGIVPEGAVSPFPPDTAIASRVAICPAS is encoded by the coding sequence ATGAGCTGCTCCCTGCCCCGCGACATCCAGGCCGTGTTCTTCGATTTTGACGGCGTCATTCTCGACAACGTCCACGTAAAGACTGCCGCCTTTGCCCGGATGTTTCAACACTACGGCCCGGATGTGGAACGGGAGGTGGTGCGCTACCACATGGAGCACGGCGGCGTGTCCCGCTACGAGAAGTTCCGTCACTACCTGGAGAACATCCTGGGCGAGCAGGCGGACGACGAGCGACTTGCCGAGCTCGGCCGGCAGTTCGCGCAGATCGTGTACGAGCAGGTGATCAAGGCGCCATTCATGCCCGGCGCCAGCGAGACTCTGGAGGCGCTGCACGGCCATGTGCCGCTCTACGTGGTTTCCGGAACGCCGGAGGACGAACTTGCGCGCATCGTGGAGGCGCGGAGGCTGACTGGATTTTTCGAAGAAGTGCACGGCTCACCGCGGCGCAAGCCGGAGATCGTCGCGGACGTCCTGTGCAGGAACGCCTGGGAGGCGTCCCGCTGCCTTTTCGTGGGGGACGCGACCACGGACCACGACGCCGCCATGTCCCTCGGAATGGAGTTTCTCGGCATCGTGCCGGAAGGGGCCGTATCGCCCTTTCCGCCGGATACGGCGATCGCCTCGCGGGTGGCCATCTGTCCAGCCAGCTGA
- the cysC gene encoding adenylyl-sulfate kinase: MSYTIWFSGLSGSGKTTLSRNTFISLKSAGLKVELIDGDIVRSNFSQELSFTKRDRDINVKRIGFLSHLLNKHGVVSVVAAISPYADTRAMNRRLIDNYIEVFCDCPLDVVAARDPKGLYKRALAGEIQNFTGVSDPYEPPEAPEIHVRTDRETIAQSTDKVESYLIKHGILPCKCTRSDADHYIGEELAWRQRLHKLGFLSRLDECFIYEGSLRDEHTE, from the coding sequence ATGAGCTATACCATCTGGTTTTCTGGACTCTCCGGCTCCGGAAAGACTACCTTGTCGCGCAACACCTTCATATCTCTCAAGAGCGCCGGCCTCAAGGTGGAGCTTATCGACGGCGACATCGTCCGCTCCAACTTCAGTCAGGAACTCTCCTTCACCAAGCGCGACCGAGACATCAACGTCAAACGCATCGGTTTTCTTTCGCACCTGCTCAATAAGCACGGCGTCGTCAGCGTGGTGGCGGCCATCTCGCCGTACGCCGACACCAGGGCGATGAACCGCAGGCTGATCGACAACTATATCGAAGTTTTCTGCGACTGCCCGCTCGACGTTGTAGCGGCCAGAGACCCAAAAGGCCTGTATAAACGAGCCCTTGCCGGAGAAATTCAGAACTTCACCGGCGTCTCCGACCCGTACGAACCGCCCGAAGCGCCGGAAATCCACGTCCGCACGGACAGGGAAACCATTGCCCAGAGCACGGATAAAGTGGAGTCGTACCTCATCAAGCATGGCATTCTTCCCTGCAAATGCACGCGCAGCGACGCCGACCACTACATCGGGGAGGAGCTAGCCTGGCGCCAGCGCCTGCACAAGCTCGGATTCCTGTCGCGCCTCGATGAATGCTTCATCTACGAAGGCTCATTACGCGACGAGCATACGGAGTAA
- a CDS encoding acylneuraminate cytidylyltransferase family protein, producing MNTATALLPMKAHSERVPGKNLRLMAGRPLYAWVLSALLESSSIAAVVVNTDSEAIMDGVAHISERVVIHERPEDLRGDEVSMNRIIAHDIGLLGEGHYLQTHATNPLLTAATIDRAVNRYFEAQPEHDSLFGVTRLQTRLYDAAGTPMNHDPAALLRTQDLAPVYEENSTLYLFSAAGFQRADSNRIGRSPIMFEVDRIQAVDIDEETDWLLAEALIAMQHRGERP from the coding sequence ATGAACACAGCAACCGCCCTGCTCCCGATGAAGGCGCATTCCGAAAGAGTGCCCGGCAAGAACTTGCGCCTTATGGCCGGACGCCCCTTGTATGCGTGGGTTCTGTCCGCGCTGCTGGAATCGTCCAGCATCGCCGCCGTGGTCGTCAATACGGACAGCGAGGCTATCATGGATGGCGTGGCACATATCTCTGAACGGGTGGTCATACATGAGAGACCCGAAGACCTCCGCGGGGACGAGGTCTCCATGAATCGGATCATCGCTCACGACATCGGTTTACTCGGCGAGGGCCACTATCTCCAGACCCACGCCACGAATCCGCTCCTTACCGCTGCCACCATCGACCGCGCCGTGAACCGGTATTTTGAAGCGCAACCCGAGCACGACAGCCTTTTCGGCGTGACCCGCCTCCAGACAAGACTCTACGACGCCGCCGGCACGCCGATGAACCATGATCCCGCCGCTCTGCTGCGAACCCAGGATCTCGCCCCTGTCTACGAGGAGAACTCGACACTCTATCTCTTTTCCGCAGCCGGGTTCCAACGAGCCGACAGCAACAGAATCGGCCGGAGCCCTATCATGTTCGAGGTTGACCGGATCCAGGCCGTGGACATCGACGAAGAGACGGACTGGCTTCTCGCAGAGGCGCTCATCGCAATGCAGCATCGCGGGGAACGGCCTTGA
- a CDS encoding DUF3426 domain-containing protein has protein sequence MKKSNRPFIRRTVLLMACCTALLLASCAAQEPTDAWQPPEKPVSEETRVAPPEEVAEPPVSERTPVDETPSVIEPTPGPADEEDAEQLDFKEFTFRNVRQYFVVNEKEGRILSVEGFVVNRSATARDFITVEASLFDADGQKIANKRSVGGVTVPVSQLESFSREDLESLLHDEVGIFMTNVNIAPGGEVPFMVLFYDPPENVREFGVKVVEAQETEADQGNAVRPAAGAVPETDGSGVVVQ, from the coding sequence ATGAAGAAGTCTAACCGGCCGTTCATCCGCCGGACTGTTTTGTTGATGGCCTGCTGCACCGCATTGCTGCTGGCATCGTGCGCAGCGCAGGAACCGACCGATGCCTGGCAACCGCCGGAGAAGCCGGTGTCAGAAGAAACACGGGTGGCTCCGCCGGAAGAAGTGGCCGAGCCGCCGGTGTCGGAACGTACGCCGGTTGACGAGACGCCTTCCGTCATCGAACCGACACCCGGGCCGGCGGACGAGGAAGACGCCGAACAACTGGACTTCAAGGAGTTTACGTTCCGCAACGTACGCCAATATTTTGTGGTGAACGAAAAAGAAGGCCGGATTCTTTCCGTCGAAGGCTTCGTGGTCAACCGTTCCGCCACGGCCAGGGATTTCATCACCGTGGAGGCGTCGCTTTTCGATGCAGACGGCCAGAAGATCGCGAACAAGCGTTCCGTAGGTGGGGTGACAGTGCCGGTCTCGCAGCTGGAGTCCTTTTCCCGCGAGGATCTGGAAAGTCTGCTCCACGACGAGGTCGGCATCTTCATGACCAACGTGAACATTGCACCCGGCGGCGAGGTGCCGTTCATGGTGTTGTTCTACGATCCACCCGAGAACGTGCGGGAATTCGGAGTGAAGGTTGTAGAAGCGCAGGAAACCGAGGCTGACCAGGGCAATGCGGTGCGGCCGGCTGCGGGCGCCGTTCCGGAAACCGACGGCTCCGGCGTCGTGGTCCAGTGA
- a CDS encoding HpcH/HpaI aldolase family protein: MQTLKAKIESTGHVVGSFVNTASPVCAEIMARAGFDFLAVDAEHSPVDVPQAFSLFQAISAGNPQCAPLVRLPHTGWAEIKRYMDAGAAGVIAPLVKTRTQAEEVVDAVKYPPQGKRGVGYSRSNGYGAELTEHVQADNDATFVCLQVEHVDAVSNLSDILSVPGVDAVLVGPYDLSASMGLTAQFEHTDVVEAIKHVHHTCRAKGIVSGLHVVQPDPKVLAARVRDGYGFLSFGLDITFLTHACRQGLADIQSELASDE; encoded by the coding sequence ATGCAAACGCTCAAAGCAAAGATTGAGTCGACGGGCCACGTCGTCGGATCGTTCGTGAACACGGCGAGTCCCGTCTGCGCGGAAATCATGGCCCGGGCCGGGTTCGATTTTCTGGCCGTGGACGCGGAGCACTCGCCAGTGGACGTGCCCCAGGCGTTCTCGCTGTTCCAGGCCATTTCCGCCGGAAATCCCCAGTGCGCCCCGCTGGTGCGGCTGCCGCATACAGGCTGGGCCGAGATCAAGCGTTACATGGACGCCGGCGCCGCCGGGGTGATAGCGCCGCTGGTGAAGACGCGCACCCAGGCCGAGGAGGTCGTGGACGCGGTGAAGTACCCTCCGCAGGGCAAGCGCGGCGTGGGCTACAGCCGCTCCAACGGGTATGGCGCGGAACTGACGGAACATGTGCAGGCGGACAACGACGCGACGTTCGTATGTCTACAGGTGGAACACGTGGACGCCGTGTCCAATCTGAGCGACATTCTATCGGTGCCGGGCGTGGACGCCGTGCTCGTGGGGCCATACGACCTGAGCGCATCCATGGGACTGACCGCGCAGTTCGAGCATACCGATGTGGTCGAGGCGATCAAACACGTGCATCATACCTGCCGGGCAAAAGGCATCGTCTCAGGCCTCCATGTGGTGCAGCCAGACCCGAAGGTGCTGGCCGCGCGCGTTCGCGATGGCTACGGTTTCTTGTCTTTCGGTCTGGACATCACCTTTCTCACCCATGCCTGCCGCCAGGGACTGGCGGATATCCAGAGCGAGCTGGCGTCGGACGAGTAG
- a CDS encoding nitroreductase family protein, with translation MTSMRSTILRKQAAFPGAVTTVVDQETCIGCGMCVRVCPSRTLSMVDGKAAVTGDASLQCGHCEAVCPVGAVRVGALDRELESFSAFRAEREWFAPGAGGPDEVRRLVQLMASRRSCRNYTAEPVSREMLDDLVKIAVTAPSGTNSQRWTFTVLPTRGAVHKLGERIAQFFEKLNAMAEKPWMRKGLKLVGRGELEDYYQSYYGAVKQALEEWREQDVDRLFHGAPAAILVGVSPGASCPHEDCLLATQNMILGAHAMGLGTCLIGYAVAAMKEDKRIALDLGLHKDEVVHAVVAVGHPDEKYRTVSGRLTPLVRMVE, from the coding sequence ATGACTTCGATGCGGTCGACAATACTTCGCAAGCAGGCGGCGTTTCCCGGCGCAGTCACCACGGTGGTGGACCAGGAAACATGCATCGGCTGCGGCATGTGTGTGCGCGTATGTCCCTCCAGGACGCTGTCCATGGTGGACGGGAAAGCCGCCGTGACCGGAGACGCCTCGCTGCAATGCGGCCACTGCGAGGCGGTATGCCCGGTCGGCGCCGTGCGCGTGGGGGCGCTGGACCGAGAACTCGAGTCCTTCTCGGCGTTTCGGGCAGAGCGTGAATGGTTCGCGCCCGGCGCCGGAGGGCCTGATGAAGTGCGCAGGCTGGTGCAGCTCATGGCTTCGCGCCGCTCGTGCCGCAACTACACGGCAGAGCCCGTTTCCCGGGAGATGCTGGACGATCTCGTCAAAATAGCCGTGACCGCTCCTTCGGGCACCAACAGCCAGCGCTGGACGTTCACGGTGCTTCCCACGCGCGGGGCGGTGCACAAGCTGGGCGAGCGCATCGCCCAGTTTTTTGAAAAGCTCAACGCCATGGCCGAGAAGCCTTGGATGCGCAAAGGTCTAAAACTTGTGGGGCGCGGCGAATTGGAGGATTATTACCAATCCTACTACGGCGCGGTGAAGCAGGCCCTGGAGGAATGGCGGGAGCAGGACGTGGATCGGCTGTTTCACGGCGCACCGGCCGCCATACTCGTCGGCGTTTCGCCCGGTGCGAGCTGTCCGCATGAGGATTGCCTGCTGGCTACGCAGAACATGATTCTCGGCGCACATGCGATGGGGCTGGGCACATGTCTTATCGGCTACGCCGTGGCGGCCATGAAGGAAGACAAGCGCATTGCCCTGGACCTCGGTCTGCACAAGGACGAGGTTGTGCACGCCGTGGTTGCCGTGGGCCATCCGGACGAGAAATACCGCACAGTTTCCGGCCGGCTGACTCCGTTGGTGCGGATGGTGGAGTAG
- a CDS encoding phosphoglycerate dehydrogenase, translating to MKVLVTTSSFGVADPTPLELLRSRGLKPVLNPFGRKLTENEALSLIHEHAPVGLIAGVEPLTRQLLTAAKDLRVVSRAGIGMDSVDQDAAAELGIAVRNTPDAPTQAVAELTLCMILSLLRRVREADASIRCGEWLRPMGNLLAGKNVGLVGCGRIGLRLSELLAPFGCTILGTDPCPSESVCFPLVPLPELLERAHVVSLHLPYSRAAHHLIDNEAIGCMRTDAILINTSRGGLVNEDALGRALRERRIAGAGIDCFETEPYRGNLADAPNTLLTSHIGSYAQEGRILMERQAAENLIEAMEVAGAL from the coding sequence ATGAAGGTTCTGGTTACCACATCATCCTTCGGCGTAGCAGATCCAACGCCATTGGAACTCCTCCGCTCCCGCGGCCTGAAGCCTGTCCTCAACCCTTTTGGCCGCAAGCTCACGGAAAACGAAGCGCTCTCTCTCATCCACGAGCACGCGCCTGTGGGCCTCATCGCCGGGGTGGAGCCGCTGACCCGGCAGCTTCTCACCGCGGCCAAGGACCTCAGGGTCGTCTCCCGCGCCGGCATCGGCATGGACTCCGTGGACCAGGACGCCGCCGCCGAGCTCGGCATCGCCGTACGCAATACGCCGGATGCCCCCACCCAGGCTGTAGCCGAACTGACTCTGTGCATGATCCTGTCGCTTCTGCGCCGGGTGCGGGAGGCCGACGCTTCCATACGCTGCGGAGAGTGGCTCCGGCCCATGGGCAACCTGCTGGCCGGCAAGAACGTAGGATTGGTCGGTTGCGGCCGCATCGGGCTCCGCCTATCCGAACTCCTGGCGCCCTTCGGCTGCACGATTCTGGGGACGGACCCCTGCCCTTCCGAATCGGTCTGCTTTCCCCTCGTCCCCCTGCCCGAGCTGCTGGAGCGCGCGCATGTGGTTTCGCTCCACCTGCCCTACTCCAGGGCCGCGCATCACCTGATAGACAATGAGGCGATAGGCTGCATGAGGACCGATGCAATTCTGATAAACACCTCGCGCGGCGGGCTGGTGAATGAGGACGCGCTGGGCCGGGCGCTGCGCGAACGACGCATCGCTGGCGCAGGCATCGACTGCTTCGAAACCGAACCGTACAGAGGCAACCTCGCGGATGCGCCGAACACCCTGCTTACGAGCCACATCGGCTCCTACGCGCAGGAAGGCCGCATCCTCATGGAGCGCCAGGCGGCTGAAAACCTCATCGAAGCGATGGAGGTGGCCGGTGCCCTCTGA